The following proteins come from a genomic window of Paramicrobacterium humi:
- a CDS encoding quinone-dependent dihydroorotate dehydrogenase: MYRALFSLFLRRLDPEQAHHLAFAAIRMLPALGPLARRFTAPDPRLRVEALGRTFPSPFGVAAGFDKNAEAVIGLGALGFGHVEVGTLTARAQPGNPKPRLFRLIPDRAIINRMGFNNDGAVAAAPRLAKAHQARHRPVIGVNIGKSRVVAVDDAIDDYLESCRVVASLADYLVVNVSSPNTPGLRGLQELDRLAPLLTRVKDAAGATPLLVKIAPDLDDDQVVRISELVVELGLAGIIATNTTLSRSDLRTDAAVVRAAGDGGLSGAPLAARSLEVLRLIRSVVPAELCVISVGGVETGADVAERLDAGATLVQGYSAFIYRGPLWARSINRELAAIRSR, from the coding sequence ATGTACCGTGCCCTCTTCTCGCTCTTCTTGCGCCGACTCGACCCGGAGCAGGCTCACCACCTCGCGTTCGCGGCCATCCGGATGCTGCCGGCGCTCGGTCCGCTCGCGCGAAGGTTCACCGCCCCCGATCCGCGGCTGCGCGTCGAGGCGCTCGGCCGCACCTTCCCGTCGCCGTTCGGCGTCGCGGCGGGATTCGACAAGAACGCAGAGGCGGTCATCGGCCTCGGAGCCCTCGGCTTCGGGCATGTTGAAGTCGGCACGCTCACGGCACGGGCGCAGCCGGGAAATCCCAAGCCGCGGCTGTTCCGGCTGATCCCCGACCGGGCGATCATCAACCGCATGGGCTTCAACAACGACGGCGCGGTCGCCGCGGCCCCGCGACTCGCGAAGGCGCACCAAGCGCGACACCGCCCGGTAATCGGTGTCAACATCGGCAAGAGCCGCGTCGTCGCGGTCGACGACGCGATCGACGACTACCTCGAGAGCTGCCGCGTCGTCGCGTCGCTCGCCGATTACCTAGTCGTCAACGTGTCCTCCCCGAACACGCCGGGACTGCGCGGACTCCAGGAGCTCGACAGGCTCGCGCCGCTGCTCACACGCGTGAAGGACGCCGCCGGTGCGACACCGCTTCTCGTGAAGATCGCCCCCGACCTCGACGACGATCAGGTCGTGCGCATCAGCGAGCTCGTGGTCGAGCTCGGGCTCGCGGGAATCATCGCGACGAACACGACACTGTCTCGGTCAGACCTGCGAACGGATGCCGCTGTCGTGCGTGCCGCAGGCGACGGCGGTCTTTCGGGCGCGCCGCTCGCCGCTCGCTCGCTCGAGGTTCTGCGACTGATCAGAAGCGTCGTCCCGGCCGAACTGTGCGTCATCTCCGTCGGCGGTGTGGAAACCGGAGCGGACGTGGCTGAACGACTCGACGCCGGAGCGACGCTCGTGCAGGGGTACAGCGCCTTCATCTACCGCGGTCCGCTGTGGGCGCGGTCGATAAACCGGGAGCTGGCCGCGATTCGCTCCCGCTGA
- a CDS encoding DUF3043 domain-containing protein: protein MTKKTSPESSDPIDDAVDSATLEGKKGAPTPKRSARVAANKRPLVPNDRKEAKQRARTQLAEQRERARVGMANGEERYLPERDRGPQKRFVRDFVDARTSVSEFMLPFMFLVIIATFMPVPEIQVYGMFALWAFFIIMVLECIWIGFRVRKQLAQKFGDTRVERGVRWYAAMRTIQMRKLRLPKPQVARGEYPH from the coding sequence GTGACCAAGAAGACTTCCCCCGAATCATCAGACCCGATCGACGATGCCGTCGATTCCGCCACCCTCGAGGGCAAGAAGGGCGCTCCCACGCCGAAGCGGAGCGCACGCGTCGCCGCGAACAAGCGGCCGCTCGTGCCGAATGACCGCAAAGAGGCGAAGCAGCGGGCCCGCACGCAGCTCGCCGAGCAGCGCGAACGCGCTCGCGTCGGCATGGCGAACGGCGAGGAGCGCTACCTCCCCGAGCGCGATCGTGGCCCGCAGAAGCGCTTCGTCAGGGACTTCGTCGACGCTCGCACGAGCGTGAGCGAGTTCATGCTGCCGTTCATGTTCCTCGTCATCATCGCGACCTTCATGCCCGTGCCCGAGATTCAGGTGTACGGCATGTTCGCCCTGTGGGCGTTCTTCATCATCATGGTTCTCGAGTGCATCTGGATCGGCTTCCGCGTGCGCAAGCAGCTCGCGCAGAAGTTCGGCGACACGCGCGTCGAGCGCGGCGTGCGCTGGTACGCGGCGATGCGGACCATCCAGATGCGCAAGCTGCGGCTGCCGAAGCCGCAAGTGGCGCGCGGCGAGTACCCGCACTAG
- the ctaC gene encoding aa3-type cytochrome oxidase subunit II → MRSNRRLRWAAIPIAIAFTVILAGCTQAELHGFMPGFIEGEKSVTNHAETTATLWTTSWIVLLGVGVLTWGLIIWAIVVYRRRKGQTGLPAQLRYNMPIEIFYTVVPLILVIGMFAFTARDQNEIETQYSDSEADAVIEVYAKQWSWDFVYDNAVDGKQVWSSGQQAIEAEDGSIDQDALPTLYLPVDSKIKIALNSRDVAHSFWVIDFLYKKDMFPGKTNYMSFETQREGTYAGKCAELCGEYHSMMLFNVKIVSQAEYEAHLADLANAGHVGDYGADYDRNHNMPDDKKSSFQKSEEGE, encoded by the coding sequence GTGCGCTCGAACAGACGACTCCGCTGGGCTGCCATCCCGATCGCCATCGCTTTCACAGTGATCCTGGCGGGGTGCACGCAGGCTGAACTCCACGGCTTCATGCCCGGTTTCATCGAGGGTGAGAAGTCGGTGACAAACCACGCCGAGACGACGGCGACGCTCTGGACGACCTCATGGATCGTCCTTCTCGGCGTCGGAGTCCTCACGTGGGGCCTGATCATCTGGGCCATCGTGGTGTACCGCCGCCGCAAGGGCCAGACCGGCCTCCCGGCTCAGCTGCGCTACAACATGCCGATCGAGATCTTCTACACGGTCGTGCCGCTGATCCTCGTGATCGGCATGTTCGCGTTCACCGCCCGCGACCAGAACGAGATCGAGACGCAGTACAGCGACTCCGAGGCCGACGCTGTCATCGAGGTCTACGCCAAGCAGTGGTCGTGGGACTTCGTGTACGACAACGCCGTCGACGGCAAGCAGGTCTGGTCCTCCGGCCAGCAGGCTATCGAGGCCGAAGACGGATCCATCGACCAGGACGCTCTCCCGACGCTCTACCTCCCGGTGGACTCGAAGATCAAGATCGCGCTCAACTCCCGCGACGTGGCGCACTCGTTCTGGGTCATCGACTTCCTTTACAAGAAGGACATGTTCCCCGGCAAGACGAACTACATGTCGTTCGAGACGCAGCGCGAGGGAACCTACGCCGGGAAGTGCGCCGAGCTCTGCGGTGAGTACCACTCGATGATGCTCTTCAACGTCAAGATCGTCTCCCAGGCTGAGTACGAGGCCCATCTGGCAGACCTGGCAAACGCCGGCCACGTCGGCGACTACGGTGCGGACTACGACCGCAACCACAACATGCCTGACGACAAGAAGTCGTCGTTCCAGAAGAGTGAAGAGGGAGAGTAG
- a CDS encoding dipeptidase gives MTDSEGAMSAAETQLAQIVRENLPATIADLSDLVRIPSVSWSAFDPAHVLESAEAVAALARETGVFDSVDVVRAPIAETGELGQPAVLARRHARGGKPTILLYAHHDVQPPGKDEDWDTAPFEPVVKGDRLYGRGAADDKAGVMTHIGAVRALAEAAGDDLELGIALFIEGEEEFGSRSFASFLEQNREALEADAIVVADSDNWNTETPALSVSLRGNVAFRLGVRTLAHASHSGMFGGAVPDAMMATIRLLNSFWSEDGSVAVEGLSAHDATTPEYGEAQLRAEAALGESVRPVGSGSILERIWFQPAITVTGIDAPDVANASNTLIPHVNVKVSARIAPGQSAAEAFAALEQHIRANTPFGAEITIDEVDVGDPFLVDDSGPIVASTLDAMRDAWGADPVRMGIGGSIPFVADLVRVFPDAEILITGVEDPDTRAHSPNESLHLGVFRRAILTEALLLSRLNEKAR, from the coding sequence ATGACTGATTCCGAAGGCGCGATGTCCGCAGCAGAGACCCAGCTTGCCCAGATCGTGCGGGAGAACCTGCCCGCGACGATCGCCGACCTGAGCGACCTGGTACGCATCCCGTCCGTCTCCTGGTCCGCGTTCGATCCTGCCCACGTTCTCGAGAGCGCCGAAGCCGTCGCCGCTCTGGCCCGTGAAACGGGAGTCTTCGACTCCGTCGACGTGGTCCGCGCCCCTATCGCGGAGACCGGGGAGCTCGGCCAGCCGGCCGTTCTCGCCCGGCGTCACGCGCGTGGCGGAAAGCCGACGATTCTGCTGTACGCACACCACGACGTCCAGCCGCCCGGGAAGGACGAGGACTGGGACACGGCGCCGTTCGAGCCCGTCGTGAAGGGCGATCGGCTCTACGGGCGAGGGGCCGCTGACGACAAGGCCGGTGTGATGACCCACATCGGGGCCGTCCGCGCTCTCGCCGAGGCGGCGGGAGACGACCTCGAACTCGGAATCGCGCTGTTCATCGAGGGGGAGGAGGAGTTCGGATCGCGCTCCTTCGCGAGCTTCCTCGAGCAGAATCGCGAAGCGCTCGAGGCGGATGCGATCGTGGTCGCTGATTCAGACAACTGGAACACCGAGACGCCTGCGCTCAGTGTGAGCCTGCGCGGCAACGTAGCCTTCCGGCTCGGAGTGCGCACGCTCGCGCACGCCTCGCACTCCGGAATGTTCGGCGGAGCCGTGCCGGACGCCATGATGGCAACGATCCGCCTGCTCAACTCGTTCTGGTCGGAGGACGGCTCGGTCGCGGTTGAGGGACTGAGCGCGCATGACGCCACCACTCCCGAATACGGAGAAGCGCAGCTTCGCGCCGAAGCGGCCCTCGGAGAGTCTGTGCGCCCGGTCGGCTCCGGCAGCATTCTGGAGCGAATCTGGTTCCAGCCCGCGATCACCGTCACGGGAATCGACGCCCCCGACGTCGCCAACGCCTCGAACACGCTCATCCCACATGTGAACGTGAAGGTGTCGGCGCGCATCGCACCGGGACAGAGCGCCGCCGAGGCGTTCGCTGCGCTCGAGCAGCACATTCGGGCGAACACACCGTTCGGCGCCGAGATCACCATCGACGAGGTCGACGTCGGCGACCCGTTCCTCGTCGACGACTCCGGACCGATCGTCGCGTCGACTCTTGACGCGATGCGCGACGCGTGGGGAGCGGATCCGGTCCGCATGGGGATCGGCGGCTCGATACCGTTCGTCGCCGACCTCGTGCGCGTCTTCCCGGACGCCGAGATCCTCATCACGGGCGTGGAGGACCCGGACACCCGCGCGCACAGCCCGAACGAGTCGCTGCACCTCGGCGTCTTCCGCCGTGCGATCCTCACCGAAGCGCTGCTGCTGTCGAGGCTCAACGAAAAAGCACGGTAG
- the dnaE gene encoding DNA polymerase III subunit alpha: MLDGAARVGEVVSAAVEQGMPALAVTDHGNMFGAFDFWRTATAAGLKPIIGTEAYLTPGTHRGDRTRVRWGNGGGDDVSGSGAYTHMTLLAETTEGMHNLFRLSSKASIEGYYFKPRMDREILSQYSRGIIATTGCPSGEIQTRLRLGQYKEARQAAADYRDIFGPENFYCELMDHGIGIEKRVASELLDLAKDLGLKLVATNDLHYTHADDAKSHAALLCVQSGATLDDPNRFKFDADEFYLKSAEQMRHVFRDHPDACDNTLEIAERCHVEFDTSANYMPRFPVPDGETEQTWFVKEVEKGLDYRYPSGVPAEVQERADYEMGIISQMGFPGYFLVVADFINWSKDHGIRVGPGRGSGAGSMAAYAMRITDLDPLEHGLIFERFLNPDRVSMPDFDVDFDDRRRGEVIKYVTEKYGAERVSQIVTYGTIKAKQALKDSSRVLGFPFGMGEKLTKAMPPPVMGKDIPLTGIFDKNHPRYREAVDIRNVVETDPEAKTVFDTALGIENLKRQWGVHAAGVIMSSDPLLDIIPIMKREQDGQIVTQFDYPACESLGLIKMDFLGLRNLTIISDALANIETNRGETLDLEHLGLDDTASYDLLARGDTLGVFQLDGGPMRSLLRLMKPDNFEDVSAVIALYRPGPMGADSHTNYALRKNGLQAITPIHPELEEPLKDILDTTYGLIIYQEQVMAIAQKVAGFSLGQADILRRAMGKKKKSELDKQYAGFSGGMTDRGYSEGAIKALWDILLPFSDYAFNKAHSAAYGVVSYWTAYLKAHYPAEYMAALLTSVGDSKDKLALYLNECRRMGIKVLPPDVNESINFFAAVGEDIRFGLGAVRNVGANVVDGIVAARNDKGKFENFHDFLRKVPVHVANKRTVESLIKAGAFDAYPGTRRALTEIHEDAVESAVRDKRMEATGQVGFDFDSLFAEVGESTTANVPERPEWSKKDKLAFERDMLGLYVSDHPLAGLEIALAKLASTTISDLTTSEHTQDGDTVTIAGLVTSVQHRVAKASGNQYGMITVEDFGAEMTVMFMGKAYQEFQHTLANDSIVVVRGRVSMRDDGMNLHAYSIFSPDLQQAGSAGALLLNMPEHRATTDAVTELGEILSRHRGENEVRLRLLKGDVARVFEVPYPVSVTADLFGELKSLLGPNCLG; encoded by the coding sequence ATGCTCGACGGGGCCGCCCGCGTCGGCGAGGTGGTGAGCGCCGCCGTCGAACAGGGGATGCCGGCGCTCGCGGTCACGGACCACGGAAACATGTTCGGCGCCTTCGACTTCTGGCGCACGGCGACGGCCGCCGGGCTCAAGCCGATCATCGGCACAGAGGCCTACCTCACGCCGGGCACCCACCGCGGCGACCGCACGCGCGTGCGCTGGGGCAACGGCGGCGGCGACGACGTGTCCGGGTCCGGCGCCTACACGCACATGACGCTGCTCGCCGAGACGACGGAGGGGATGCACAACCTCTTCCGGCTCTCGTCGAAGGCATCGATCGAGGGTTACTACTTCAAGCCTCGAATGGACCGGGAGATCCTGTCGCAGTACTCCCGCGGCATCATCGCGACTACGGGCTGCCCGAGCGGTGAGATCCAGACCCGGCTCCGCCTCGGGCAGTACAAGGAAGCACGCCAGGCGGCCGCGGACTACCGGGACATCTTCGGACCCGAGAACTTCTACTGCGAGCTCATGGACCACGGCATCGGCATCGAGAAGCGCGTGGCGAGCGAGCTCCTCGACCTGGCGAAAGACCTCGGGCTCAAGCTCGTCGCCACAAACGATCTGCACTATACGCATGCCGACGACGCGAAGAGCCACGCTGCTCTCCTGTGCGTCCAGTCCGGCGCGACGCTCGACGACCCGAACCGCTTCAAATTCGACGCCGACGAGTTCTACCTGAAATCGGCGGAGCAGATGCGTCACGTCTTCCGTGACCACCCCGACGCGTGCGACAACACTCTCGAAATCGCTGAGCGCTGCCACGTCGAATTCGACACTTCGGCGAATTACATGCCCCGGTTCCCCGTCCCCGACGGCGAGACCGAGCAGACCTGGTTCGTGAAGGAGGTCGAGAAGGGACTCGACTACCGGTATCCGTCGGGCGTTCCCGCCGAGGTGCAGGAGCGCGCCGACTACGAGATGGGCATCATCTCGCAGATGGGCTTTCCCGGCTACTTCCTCGTCGTCGCCGACTTCATCAACTGGTCGAAGGATCACGGGATCCGAGTCGGCCCCGGCCGTGGATCCGGAGCGGGGTCGATGGCGGCCTACGCCATGCGCATCACCGACCTCGACCCGCTCGAACACGGCCTCATCTTCGAGCGGTTCCTCAACCCCGACCGTGTCTCGATGCCTGACTTCGACGTCGACTTCGACGACCGTCGTCGCGGCGAGGTGATCAAGTACGTCACCGAGAAGTACGGCGCAGAGCGCGTCTCCCAGATCGTCACCTACGGAACCATCAAGGCGAAGCAGGCTCTCAAGGACTCGTCGCGGGTGCTCGGCTTCCCGTTCGGCATGGGGGAGAAGCTCACAAAGGCGATGCCGCCGCCCGTGATGGGTAAGGACATCCCCCTCACCGGGATTTTCGATAAGAACCACCCGCGCTATCGCGAGGCCGTGGACATCCGCAACGTCGTCGAGACGGATCCGGAAGCCAAGACCGTGTTCGACACGGCGCTCGGCATCGAGAATCTGAAGCGTCAGTGGGGTGTTCACGCCGCCGGTGTGATCATGTCGAGCGACCCGCTCCTCGACATCATCCCGATCATGAAGCGCGAACAGGACGGCCAGATCGTCACGCAGTTCGACTATCCGGCGTGCGAGTCCCTTGGTCTCATCAAGATGGACTTCCTCGGACTGCGCAACCTGACGATCATCTCGGACGCCCTCGCGAACATCGAGACGAACCGGGGCGAGACGCTCGACCTTGAGCACTTGGGGCTCGACGACACAGCGTCCTATGACCTCCTCGCCCGAGGGGACACGCTCGGGGTGTTCCAGCTCGATGGCGGGCCGATGCGCAGTCTTCTGCGGCTCATGAAGCCCGACAACTTCGAGGACGTCTCCGCCGTCATCGCACTGTACCGGCCGGGGCCGATGGGGGCGGACTCACACACGAACTACGCCCTGCGCAAGAACGGCCTGCAGGCGATCACTCCCATCCACCCGGAACTCGAGGAGCCGCTCAAGGACATCCTCGACACGACATACGGTCTCATCATCTACCAGGAGCAGGTGATGGCGATCGCGCAGAAGGTCGCCGGGTTCTCCCTCGGTCAAGCAGACATTCTGCGCCGCGCGATGGGCAAGAAGAAGAAGTCCGAACTGGACAAGCAGTACGCGGGATTCAGCGGAGGCATGACCGATCGCGGGTATTCGGAGGGCGCGATCAAGGCACTGTGGGACATCCTCCTTCCGTTCTCGGATTACGCGTTCAACAAAGCGCACTCCGCGGCTTACGGCGTGGTGTCGTACTGGACGGCGTACCTCAAGGCGCACTACCCCGCCGAGTACATGGCCGCACTGCTGACGAGTGTCGGCGACTCGAAGGACAAGCTGGCGCTGTATCTCAACGAGTGCCGTCGCATGGGCATCAAGGTGCTGCCGCCCGATGTCAACGAGTCGATCAACTTCTTCGCGGCCGTCGGTGAGGACATCCGTTTCGGACTTGGGGCTGTTCGCAACGTCGGCGCCAACGTCGTCGACGGAATCGTCGCGGCGCGCAACGACAAGGGCAAGTTCGAGAACTTCCACGACTTCCTGCGCAAGGTCCCGGTGCACGTGGCCAACAAGCGAACGGTCGAGTCGCTCATCAAGGCGGGAGCGTTCGACGCGTATCCCGGCACCCGTCGAGCCCTCACCGAGATCCACGAGGACGCTGTCGAGTCGGCCGTCCGCGACAAGCGCATGGAAGCAACGGGCCAAGTCGGCTTCGACTTCGACAGCCTCTTTGCCGAGGTAGGGGAGAGCACGACGGCGAATGTCCCGGAACGTCCGGAATGGTCGAAGAAGGACAAGCTCGCCTTCGAACGCGACATGCTCGGCCTCTACGTGTCCGACCACCCCCTCGCCGGTCTCGAGATCGCACTGGCCAAGCTTGCAAGCACGACGATCAGTGACCTCACGACCTCCGAGCACACGCAGGACGGCGACACCGTCACGATCGCCGGCCTCGTCACGAGCGTCCAGCACCGGGTGGCTAAGGCGTCCGGGAACCAATACGGAATGATCACCGTCGAGGACTTCGGTGCTGAGATGACGGTCATGTTCATGGGCAAGGCCTACCAGGAGTTCCAGCACACGCTCGCGAACGACTCGATCGTCGTCGTGCGGGGGCGGGTGAGCATGCGCGACGACGGCATGAACCTCCACGCCTACAGCATCTTCTCGCCGGATCTCCAACAAGCGGGATCGGCCGGTGCGCTGCTCCTGAACATGCCGGAGCACCGCGCAACGACCGACGCTGTCACGGAACTCGGCGAGATCCTGTCCCGGCACCGAGGCGAGAACGAAGTGCGCCTTCGCCTGCTCAAAGGCGATGTCGCTCGCGTGTTCGAGGTTCCCTACCCGGTGTCCGTCACCGCTGATCTGTTCGGCGAGCTGAAATCACTGCTCGGCCCGAACTGCCTCGGATAG
- the nrdR gene encoding transcriptional regulator NrdR yields MHCPFCRHPDSRVIDSRTSDDGLSIRRRRQCPECGRRFSTMETASLNVIKRSGVVEPFSRDKVVSGVRKACQGRPVTDSDLAVLAQKVEEAIRQTGTSQIEANDIGLAILTPLRELDEVAYLRFASVYQAFDSLDDFEEAIGTLRQEHDAGTAANAGSLDD; encoded by the coding sequence ATGCACTGTCCGTTCTGCCGCCACCCGGACTCACGCGTCATCGACTCGCGCACGAGCGACGACGGGCTGTCGATCCGGCGCCGTCGCCAGTGCCCCGAATGCGGTCGTCGCTTCAGCACCATGGAGACCGCGAGCCTCAACGTGATCAAGCGAAGCGGGGTCGTCGAGCCGTTCAGTCGCGACAAGGTCGTGAGCGGCGTGCGCAAGGCCTGCCAGGGCCGCCCGGTGACGGACTCCGACCTCGCCGTTCTCGCGCAGAAGGTCGAGGAGGCCATCCGCCAGACGGGGACATCGCAGATCGAGGCGAACGACATCGGTCTCGCGATTCTCACTCCGCTGCGTGAGCTCGACGAGGTCGCATACTTGCGTTTTGCGAGCGTCTATCAGGCGTTCGACTCGCTCGATGACTTCGAAGAGGCGATCGGCACGCTCCGGCAGGAGCACGACGCGGGCACCGCCGCGAACGCCGGCAGCCTCGACGACTGA
- the erpA gene encoding iron-sulfur cluster insertion protein ErpA, with translation MSDTLTTQSPTKAHGVELTGTAADKVKSLLSQEGRDDLRLRVAVQPGGCSGLIYQLYFDERLLDGDETVDFNGVEVVVDKMSVPYLDGAVIDFEDSIQKQGFTIDNPNAQGSCACGDSFS, from the coding sequence ATGAGCGATACACTGACCACTCAGAGCCCGACGAAAGCACACGGCGTCGAGTTGACCGGCACGGCTGCGGACAAGGTGAAGAGCCTTCTCAGCCAGGAAGGCCGTGACGACCTTCGACTTCGCGTCGCGGTTCAGCCCGGCGGATGCTCCGGACTGATCTACCAGCTCTACTTCGACGAGCGACTGCTCGACGGCGACGAGACCGTCGACTTCAACGGCGTCGAGGTCGTCGTCGACAAGATGAGCGTGCCGTATCTCGATGGCGCCGTTATCGACTTCGAGGACAGCATCCAGAAGCAGGGATTCACGATCGACAACCCGAACGCGCAGGGCAGCTGCGCATGCGGAGACAGCTTCAGCTGA
- the hisD gene encoding histidinol dehydrogenase: MMQTIDLRSRRLSRSELLDAIPRPVVDVSVASEAARALISEVRSGGSNALLAQAERLDKVRPAHVRVPETDIDGALASLDSDLRAALESAIDRVRRGTAAQVPPQRTVDIAPGATIVQRWQPVDRVGLYVPGGKAPLASSVIMNAVPAQVAGVSSIALASPPQREHDGGVHPTILAAAGLLGITEVYAMGGAGAIGALAYGVPDIDLRPVDVVTGPGNIYVAAAKRLVRGQVGIDSEAGTTEILVIADGTAKASLIAADLVSQAEHDEAAASVLVTDSPALARDVALELEGLVERTENGERVRAALSGPQSAIVLVDDVVLAADFSNAYGPEHLEIHTHDPRATLQHITSAGAIFLGPHSPVSLGDYMAGSNHVLPTGGQARFSSGLGAYTFLRPQQVIEYHETALREVSERIVTLAQAERLPAHGEAISARFTD, translated from the coding sequence ATGATGCAGACCATCGATCTCCGCTCCCGTCGTCTCAGCCGCTCCGAACTCCTTGACGCCATTCCTCGGCCCGTCGTCGACGTCTCCGTCGCGAGTGAGGCCGCTCGAGCGCTCATCAGCGAAGTGCGCTCCGGCGGGTCGAACGCGCTGCTGGCTCAGGCCGAGCGCCTCGACAAGGTGCGACCGGCCCACGTACGTGTCCCCGAGACGGACATCGACGGCGCCCTCGCCTCGCTCGATTCCGACTTGCGCGCGGCGCTCGAATCCGCCATCGATCGTGTGCGACGGGGGACGGCGGCGCAAGTGCCGCCGCAGCGCACCGTCGACATCGCCCCCGGTGCGACGATCGTGCAGCGCTGGCAGCCGGTCGATCGCGTCGGACTGTATGTACCGGGCGGCAAGGCGCCGCTCGCGTCGAGCGTCATCATGAACGCCGTGCCGGCGCAAGTCGCCGGCGTCTCCTCCATCGCCCTCGCCTCGCCGCCGCAGCGCGAGCACGACGGTGGAGTGCACCCGACGATACTGGCCGCAGCGGGTCTCCTCGGCATCACCGAGGTGTATGCGATGGGCGGGGCGGGAGCCATCGGCGCGCTCGCCTACGGCGTGCCCGACATCGATTTGCGGCCCGTCGACGTCGTCACCGGTCCCGGAAACATCTACGTCGCAGCGGCTAAGCGACTCGTGCGCGGCCAGGTCGGAATCGACTCGGAGGCGGGCACCACGGAGATTCTCGTGATCGCCGACGGCACAGCGAAAGCGAGCCTCATCGCCGCGGACTTGGTCAGTCAAGCCGAGCACGATGAGGCGGCGGCATCCGTTCTCGTAACCGACTCTCCGGCACTCGCACGTGACGTTGCACTCGAGCTCGAGGGACTGGTCGAGCGCACCGAGAACGGTGAGCGCGTGCGCGCCGCACTCAGCGGACCGCAGTCCGCGATCGTGCTCGTGGACGACGTGGTGCTCGCTGCCGACTTCAGCAACGCGTACGGGCCAGAGCACCTCGAAATCCACACGCACGACCCACGCGCGACGCTGCAGCACATCACGTCGGCCGGTGCGATCTTCCTCGGCCCCCACTCGCCTGTGAGTCTCGGCGATTACATGGCCGGCTCGAACCACGTTCTGCCGACCGGGGGGCAAGCCCGGTTCTCGTCGGGGCTCGGCGCGTACACGTTCCTTCGCCCACAGCAGGTGATCGAGTATCACGAGACCGCGCTGCGCGAGGTTTCGGAGCGCATCGTCACGCTCGCGCAGGCCGAGCGCCTCCCGGCGCACGGCGAAGCGATCTCCGCGCGATTCACCGATTGA
- a CDS encoding RluA family pseudouridine synthase — protein MQSRALPVPDGLDGVRADAGIAKLLGFSRTFAAEVLEAGGVTLDGRILAKSDKLTAESWLNVEWQPRQEAVIEPVDVPDLDIVFDDDDIVVVNKPSGVAAHPSVGWTGPTVLGALAGAGFRIATSGAAERAGIVHRLDVGTSGLMVVAKTERAYSALKRAFHDREVEKIYHAVVQGHPDPFTGTIDAPIGRHPKHDWKFAVTAGGKPSVTHYETIEAFRAATLLEIHLETGRTHQIRVHMSAMRHPCVGDPLYGADPTLSARLGLTRQWLQAVQLAFAHPATGEWVSFTAPYAPDLQHALDVLGRD, from the coding sequence ATGCAGTCGCGCGCTCTTCCCGTCCCCGATGGGCTCGACGGCGTTCGAGCGGATGCCGGGATCGCCAAGCTCCTCGGATTCTCGCGCACGTTCGCGGCCGAAGTGCTCGAGGCGGGCGGGGTCACACTCGACGGCCGGATCCTCGCGAAGTCGGACAAGCTCACGGCCGAATCCTGGCTGAACGTCGAGTGGCAACCTCGCCAGGAGGCGGTCATCGAGCCCGTCGATGTGCCGGATCTCGACATCGTCTTCGACGACGATGACATCGTCGTCGTGAACAAGCCGTCGGGAGTGGCCGCTCATCCCTCCGTCGGGTGGACCGGTCCGACAGTGCTCGGGGCGCTCGCGGGGGCGGGATTCAGGATCGCGACGTCCGGCGCCGCGGAACGCGCGGGAATCGTCCACCGCCTCGACGTCGGCACGAGCGGCCTCATGGTCGTTGCGAAGACGGAACGCGCGTACTCCGCCCTCAAGCGCGCGTTCCACGACCGCGAGGTCGAGAAGATCTACCACGCCGTCGTGCAGGGGCATCCCGATCCCTTCACGGGAACGATCGACGCGCCGATCGGCCGGCACCCGAAACACGACTGGAAGTTCGCGGTGACCGCGGGCGGCAAGCCGTCCGTCACCCACTACGAGACGATCGAGGCGTTCCGGGCGGCGACGCTGCTCGAGATCCATCTCGAGACCGGTCGCACCCACCAGATCCGCGTGCACATGAGCGCCATGCGCCACCCGTGCGTGGGCGACCCGCTCTACGGCGCCGACCCGACACTGTCCGCACGCCTCGGACTCACGCGTCAGTGGCTGCAGGCCGTGCAGCTCGCCTTCGCGCACCCGGCCACGGGGGAGTGGGTGAGCTTCACCGCCCCCTACGCGCCGGACCTGCAGCACGCACTGGATGTCCTCGGTCGCGATTAG